A genomic region of Leptotrichia massiliensis contains the following coding sequences:
- the ffh gene encoding signal recognition particle protein, producing MFNNLGDRFKDIFKKVSGQGKLTENNMKEALREVRLALLEADVNYSVAKNFVAKIREKALGEQVISGVNPTQQFVKIVNDELVEVLGGSNVSIAKADKNPTIVMLSGLQGAGKTTFSGKLAKHLKSKGEKPFLIGADVYRPAAKKQLKVLGEQVKVPVFTIDESTDALEIVKQGIEASKTEHATYVIIDTAGRLHIDEQLMSELQDIKDSFNPNEILLVVDGMTGQDAVNVAKEFNEQLDITGVVLTKLDGDTRGGAALSVKEVAGKPIKFISEGEKLDDIAPFHPDRLASRILGMGDVVSLVEKAQEAIDEKEAKKMEEKFRKNQFDFEDFLKQFKMIRKMGSIAGIMKMIPGVDTSMIDMGMAEKEMKKVEAIIFSMTVQERRDPKLLKNGSRKMRIAKGSGVQVNDVNKLIKQFEQMKQMMKMFNSGGIPGLGGGFMKGRRR from the coding sequence ATGTTTAATAATTTAGGAGATAGATTTAAAGATATATTTAAAAAAGTCAGTGGACAAGGGAAATTGACTGAAAATAATATGAAAGAAGCTTTGAGGGAAGTAAGACTGGCATTGCTTGAAGCAGATGTAAATTACAGCGTGGCTAAAAACTTTGTAGCAAAGATTCGAGAAAAGGCATTGGGAGAACAGGTTATTAGCGGAGTTAATCCTACGCAGCAATTTGTAAAAATTGTAAATGATGAACTTGTGGAAGTGCTTGGAGGTTCAAATGTTTCGATTGCTAAAGCTGATAAAAATCCAACGATTGTAATGCTTTCTGGACTTCAAGGAGCTGGAAAAACTACATTTTCTGGAAAATTGGCAAAGCATTTGAAATCGAAAGGGGAAAAGCCATTTTTGATAGGAGCAGATGTTTATAGACCTGCTGCGAAAAAGCAATTGAAAGTGTTAGGAGAGCAAGTGAAAGTTCCTGTATTTACAATTGATGAAAGTACAGATGCATTGGAGATTGTAAAACAAGGGATTGAGGCTTCAAAAACTGAGCATGCTACTTATGTGATTATTGATACTGCTGGAAGATTGCACATTGATGAGCAGCTTATGAGTGAATTGCAAGACATAAAGGATAGTTTTAATCCAAATGAAATTTTGCTTGTTGTTGATGGAATGACAGGACAGGATGCGGTTAATGTAGCAAAGGAATTTAATGAACAGCTTGATATTACTGGAGTCGTGCTTACAAAACTGGACGGAGATACTCGGGGAGGAGCTGCTCTTTCAGTAAAGGAAGTTGCAGGAAAACCAATTAAATTTATAAGTGAAGGTGAAAAACTGGATGACATCGCACCATTTCACCCAGATAGGCTTGCTTCGCGTATTCTTGGAATGGGAGATGTTGTTTCGCTCGTAGAAAAGGCACAGGAAGCTATTGATGAAAAAGAAGCCAAGAAAATGGAAGAAAAATTTAGAAAAAATCAATTTGATTTTGAAGATTTTTTAAAGCAGTTTAAGATGATAAGAAAAATGGGATCAATTGCTGGAATTATGAAAATGATACCTGGAGTTGACACTAGCATGATTGACATGGGAATGGCTGAAAAGGAAATGAAAAAGGTTGAAGCAATCATTTTTTCAATGACAGTTCAGGAAAGACGTGATCCAAAACTTCTAAAAAACGGAAGCCGTAAAATGAGAATTGCCAAAGGAAGCGGAGTTCAGGTAAATGACGTAAATAAATTAATAAAACAGTTTGAGCAAATGAAACAGATGATGAAAATGTTTAATAGTGGGGGTATTCCAGGACTTGGTGGAGGATTTATGAAGGGCAGAAGAAGATAA
- the priA gene encoding replication restart helicase PriA produces MYYYEIYVENNQGIYTYKSEEKYEIGQWCIVNFINKDKMGLIVAIVNENQIQFDISKVKKIKDAAPVLSIPSDIMQLIRWIKNYYISDYYNVIKAVYPGALKLSYSKKAIFQKEFSENNETLEVEKIEEIKKFNKYMKKRQEVTIATLKKNFSSEIVEQAVNEKVISIEKKVILNSKISKREKEKSEIVEKEIILNDEQQKAVDTIKNSENQIFLLKGITGSGKTEIYINLIKEALKQGFGSIFLVPEISLTVQMIQRLEEEFHNEVAILHSKLTDKEKREEWTFIRNGEKKIVIGARSAVFAPVQNLKYIIVDEEHENTYKQENNPRYHVKNVAIKRVFLQNENLKKDEKLEKNNELEKNVNLEEAEIVKSEKIKVILGSATPSFETYYQAQQGDIELIELTKRYKNAKLPKFKIVDLNETTENFSEELLDRISQTLQKNEQVILILNRKAFSNLLKCKDCGNIPTCPNCSISLNYYKYDNRLKCHYCGYEKRFDNTCDECGGHKMRQIGAGTEKIEEELATAFPSARIVRVDSESIKTKQNYEKAYNDFKNHKYDIMLGTQIIAKGLHFSNVTLVGVINADIILNFPDFRASEKTFQLLTQASGRAGRGEKDGEVIIQTFNGENDVIKKTIESDYEGYYKNEMIMRKMLNYPPFGRIVILVISATEENLVTEKAKILREEIIRNVNAAMNLTSNDFISDAFKSPIYKINGRYRYQIFFKFERENILKIKKIIKKCVGKFREREKKVRVTIDVDPINMM; encoded by the coding sequence ATGTATTATTATGAAATTTATGTGGAGAATAATCAGGGAATATACACATATAAATCGGAAGAGAAGTATGAAATTGGGCAATGGTGCATTGTCAATTTTATAAATAAGGATAAAATGGGGCTTATTGTAGCAATTGTTAATGAAAATCAGATTCAGTTTGATATTTCAAAAGTGAAAAAAATTAAGGATGCCGCCCCAGTTTTATCCATTCCATCCGATATTATGCAGCTTATAAGGTGGATAAAAAATTATTACATAAGTGATTATTACAACGTAATAAAGGCAGTTTATCCAGGAGCGTTGAAATTAAGTTATTCCAAAAAAGCCATTTTCCAAAAGGAATTTTCGGAAAATAATGAAACTTTGGAAGTGGAAAAAATTGAGGAAATAAAAAAATTTAATAAATATATGAAAAAACGTCAGGAAGTTACCATCGCAACTTTGAAAAAGAATTTTTCCAGTGAAATTGTGGAACAGGCGGTAAATGAAAAGGTTATTTCCATTGAAAAGAAAGTTATTTTAAATTCTAAAATTTCAAAAAGAGAAAAAGAAAAAAGTGAAATTGTAGAAAAGGAAATTATTTTGAATGATGAGCAGCAAAAGGCTGTGGATACGATAAAAAATAGTGAAAATCAGATTTTTCTGTTAAAGGGGATAACTGGCTCAGGGAAGACGGAAATTTATATTAACTTGATAAAGGAAGCCTTGAAACAAGGGTTTGGCAGTATTTTCCTAGTGCCTGAAATTTCACTTACGGTTCAGATGATACAAAGGCTTGAGGAGGAATTTCACAATGAAGTGGCTATTCTTCACAGTAAACTTACAGACAAGGAAAAGCGGGAAGAATGGACTTTTATACGAAATGGAGAAAAGAAAATTGTGATTGGAGCAAGATCGGCGGTTTTTGCACCTGTTCAGAACTTGAAATATATTATTGTGGATGAGGAGCATGAAAATACCTATAAGCAGGAGAATAATCCACGGTATCACGTAAAAAATGTGGCGATAAAAAGGGTATTTTTGCAAAACGAAAATTTGAAAAAAGATGAAAAACTTGAAAAAAATAATGAATTAGAGAAAAATGTTAATTTGGAAGAAGCTGAAATTGTAAAAAGTGAAAAGATAAAAGTGATTTTAGGTTCAGCAACTCCATCTTTTGAAACTTATTATCAGGCACAGCAGGGTGATATTGAATTAATTGAGCTGACAAAAAGGTATAAGAATGCTAAACTGCCAAAATTTAAAATTGTGGATTTGAATGAAACAACAGAAAATTTTTCAGAAGAATTGCTAGATAGGATTTCTCAGACTTTACAAAAAAATGAGCAGGTTATCTTGATTTTGAACAGAAAGGCGTTTTCAAATTTGCTTAAATGCAAGGATTGTGGAAATATTCCAACTTGTCCGAACTGTAGTATTTCTTTAAACTATTATAAATATGATAATCGTCTCAAATGCCATTACTGTGGATATGAAAAACGCTTTGACAACACGTGTGATGAATGTGGCGGACATAAAATGAGACAAATTGGGGCTGGAACTGAAAAAATTGAAGAGGAACTGGCGACGGCGTTTCCATCGGCAAGAATTGTGAGAGTAGACTCTGAAAGCATAAAAACAAAGCAAAATTATGAAAAAGCCTACAACGACTTTAAAAATCACAAATACGACATAATGCTCGGAACGCAGATTATCGCAAAGGGACTGCATTTTTCAAACGTAACATTAGTCGGAGTAATTAATGCGGACATAATCCTGAATTTTCCAGACTTTCGGGCCTCAGAAAAGACTTTTCAGCTGCTGACACAGGCTTCAGGGCGTGCCGGACGTGGAGAAAAGGATGGGGAAGTGATTATTCAGACTTTTAATGGCGAAAATGATGTAATAAAGAAAACTATTGAAAGTGATTATGAAGGCTATTACAAAAACGAGATGATTATGCGAAAAATGCTGAATTATCCGCCTTTTGGAAGAATTGTAATTTTGGTAATTTCGGCAACGGAGGAAAATCTGGTAACGGAAAAAGCCAAAATTTTGCGTGAAGAAATTATAAGAAATGTAAATGCAGCAATGAACTTGACTTCAAATGATTTTATCTCAGACGCTTTCAAATCCCCAATTTACAAAATAAACGGCAGATACAGATACCAGATATTTTTTAAATTTGAAAGAGAAAATATCTTAAAAATTAAAAAAATCATAAAAAAATGTGTAGGCAAATTTCGAGAAAGAGAAAAGAAAGTTAGGGTAACAATTGATGTAGATCCTATAAATATGATGTAA